CTGCGCTAAAGCAAAAAAGGATTCTTCTCCTAATTGTAACACAGGATTGTAATACGTAAAGAGAATAATCGGAATGTTTACCCCTTTTTTTCGCATCTCGCCAATAAGCTGAATGGCTTTCGGCAGCGTCATGCCCCCGTCAAGCGCCCTTGCGGCGGCGCGTTGAATCGTCGGTCCGTCAGCGAGCGGGTCGGAGTACGGCACGCCAAGCTCTAATATGTCAGCGCCGGCCTCCTCAAGCGCCAAGGCGAGATCGATCGTCACATCGGGAGCCGGATCACCGGCAACGATAAACGGGATAAATAGCGGCGGATTAACGGACAGTGGCAATGTCTTCACCTTCCCTCGCACCAAGATGGCGCATCATCGTTTGCACATCTTTATCTCCGCGGCCGGACAGGCAAATGAGCACCGTTTCATCCGGCGGCATCTCGCGGGCGAGCTCGACGGCTTTCGCCACCGCATGGGCCGACTCGATGGCCGGAATGATGCCTTCCGTTTGCGCCAACAATTGAAACGCAGCGACGGCCTCGTCATCGGTCGCGCTTTCGTAGCGGACGCGGCCAATGCTCGCCAAATACGCATGTTCCGGGCCGACGCCGGGGTAATCAAGGCCGGCTGAGATCGAATACGGTTCGAGAATTTGTCCGTACTCGTCTTGCAACAGGTAGGTCATCGCCCCGTGTATGACCCCTTTCGTCCCTTTTGTGATTGTCGCCGCATGGTGCGGAGTGTCGATCCCTTTGCCGGCCGCCTCGACGCCGACGAGGCGGACGTCATCTTGCAAAAACGGGTAAAACATGCCGATGGCGTTGCTGCCGCCGCCGACGCAGGCAACGATGACATCCGGCAGCTTCCCTTCACGGGCGAGAAACTGTTCTTTCGCTTCATCGCCAATCACGCGCTGAAACTCGCGCACCATTTTCGGGTACGGATGCGGACCGACGACCGAGCCGATCATGTAAAAATGGTCGTCGCAGTGGGCGACCCAATAGCGAATCGCTTCGTTCGTCGCATCTTTCAACGTTCGGTTGCCGCTTGACACCGGCACGACTTCGGCGCCCAACAGTTTCATGCGAAACACGTTCAGCTCCTGCCGCTTGATGTCTTCTTCGCCCATAAAAACGATGCAATCCATGCCAAAATGGGCGGCCACCGTCGCCGCGGCGACGCCGTGCTGGCCGGCTCCGGTTTCAGCGATCAGCTTTTTCTTGCCCATCCGTTTTGCCAAAAGCGCCTGGCCGATCGCGTTGTTGATTTTATGGGCGCCCGTATGGTTTAAATCTTCGCGCTTTAAATAAATTTTCGCGCCGCCGACTTGCCGTGTCAAATTCGGCGCGAACGTGAGCGGGGTCGGGCGACCGGAGTAATACTGCAAAATGCGGATGTATTCTTGTTTGAACGATTCATCGGCAAGCGCTTTGTCAAGCTCCGCTTCGATTTCCTCAAGCGGAAGCATGAGCGTCTCAGGGACAAACTTGCCGCCGAAATCGCCAAACCGGCCGTATTCATTCGGAACGCGTTCCATCATCTAACCCCACCTTCTCCTTCATATAAAGTTGAAAGACGAAGAGCCGCATTTCTTCAGAGAGCCTGCGTTTGTTCATCGTCCGAGCGTCAGCGCCGTCTTTTGGCCCTTCGTTTTGTTATTTTTTTTATCAGGTGTGTTGATGAACCAATAAAAAGTCTGTCGAGAAGGCTCTAGTCCGAGCTTTTCTGCCGTAGTCGGCAAGCGGCTCGCTTGCCGACCGGGCATGCTGCCGCATGCCCCCTCGAACAATGAACGCTTTGCGGGCAAATGTCATTCGCCCGCCGGCGTTCTTGTTCGAGGGAAAAGGCAGAAAAGCTTGTGTTCAGCCATATCATTCTGTGTTTTTTCGTGCATAAAACGGATCATCGACACCCGTGATTCTTTATTTTTTCTTCGATTTGTTTCATCTTCGTTGGATCTTTGCGTCCGTCCGTTTCAATGCCGCTGCTGATATCGATGCCATCCGGGCGGTAGACAAGCAGCCGCTCGATATTGTCCGGAGTGATGCCGCCGGCGATGAAGCACGGCACGCCTTGGCGGGCCGCCTCTTCCAAATAGTGCGGCACCGCCTCCCAATCAAAAGCGACGCCCGTCCCCCCCCAGGCGCCGGCGGCGCGGCTGTCAACGACGTAGCCATCGGCAATGCCAGCGTACTGCCTCATCGCCGCAAGCGCACCGTCGCCATGGTGGATCGCCTTCCAGACGGAAAGCGGCACCGCCTCTTTCACCGCCGCCAGCTCCGCCGGCGTTTCACGGCCGTGGCATTGGATGACATGAAGCGGCAGCTCGGCGGCGACAGCGGCGATCCGCCTAACGGGGGCGTTGACAAAGACGCCGACAAGCTGCTTTGCGCCAAGCTTATGGGGCTCAAGCCATTGCTGCACTTCACTCGGAGAGACGTTCCGCCTGCTTTCGGCGAAAATAAAGCCGAGGTAATCAGCCTCGCTCGCGATAGCGGCCTGCACGTCTTCAGCCGAACGGTTGCCGCAATATTTAATTCGAATCATCCCCATCTTCCTCCCCAAACAGCCGGTAGACCGCTCGCTCCACATCATCTTGGCGCATGAGCGACTCGCCGACGAGCATGGCCTGCGCTCCGTACGATTTGACCGTCTTCACATCATTGAAGGAACCGATCCCGCTTTCGCTGACGATGACGCACGATGGCGGGATGAGCGGAGCGAGCGTTTTGGTCGCCTCAAGTGTTGTCACAAAGGTATGCAAGTCGCGGTTGTTGATGCCGACGATCTCCGGCGTAAACCGATCGAAAATCCGCTCGAGCGTCTCTTTTGCATGCACCTCGACCAGACATTCGAGCCCCAAGCTGTACGCTTCATGATAGAGCTCCTCGAGTGTTTCCGGCGGGAGCGCCTCGCCGATCAATAAAATCGCATCCGCCCCGAGTCGGACGCTTTCCTCGACTTGCCGCCGATCGATGATGAAATCTTTGCGCAGCACGGGAACGTTAACCGCTTCTTTCACCGCTCGCAAATAGCGGCGATGCCCTTGGAAATACCGTTCATCCGTCAGCACGCTGATCGCGTCGGCACCGGCGCGCTCATATGCTTTCGCGATGGCCACCGGGTCAAAATTCGGGCGAATGATGCCTTTTGACGGCGACGCTTTTTTCACCTCAGCGATCAAGCCAAGCATCCGCCGCGGCCGACGGAGCGCCGCCGCAAATGGCCGGCGCTTTCGCTCTGGCAATGGCGCCGGCAGCGTCAACGTTTCCACTTCTTCCCGTTTGGCTGCTAAAATTTGCTCAAGCATCATGAACCACTTCCTTCGCCCGCAGGCGTTGCAGTTGTTCGTATGCGGTTTTGGACAAAATGGCCTCTTTCGCCATCGCCACTCCTTCGGCAATCGTTTCGGCTTTGCCGGCGGCATACAGGGCGGCGCCGGCGTTCAGCGCAACGATATTGATGGCGCTCTCCGGCGCTGTTCCCGCCATCACCGCCTCAAGAAGCGCGGCGCTCTCTTCCGGATCGCGCACTTGCACATCGGCAAGCTCGCCGCGCGGCAAGCCGGCGTCTTCTGGTGCGATGACAAAGCGGCGGATCGCACCGTCTTTCAACTCCACGACATCCGTTTCTGCAGCGATGCTGCATTCATCAAGCCCATCGCGCCCGGTGACAAACAACACATGTTCCGAGCCGAGGCGGCGCATCGCCTCCGCCAATTTCTCAGCGTAGCAGGTCGAATAGACGCCGACGACTTGCCGCTTGCA
Above is a window of Geobacillus thermoleovorans DNA encoding:
- a CDS encoding phosphoribosylanthranilate isomerase, which codes for MIRIKYCGNRSAEDVQAAIASEADYLGFIFAESRRNVSPSEVQQWLEPHKLGAKQLVGVFVNAPVRRIAAVAAELPLHVIQCHGRETPAELAAVKEAVPLSVWKAIHHGDGALAAMRQYAGIADGYVVDSRAAGAWGGTGVAFDWEAVPHYLEEAARQGVPCFIAGGITPDNIERLLVYRPDGIDISSGIETDGRKDPTKMKQIEEKIKNHGCR
- the trpC gene encoding indole-3-glycerol phosphate synthase TrpC, whose amino-acid sequence is MLEQILAAKREEVETLTLPAPLPERKRRPFAAALRRPRRMLGLIAEVKKASPSKGIIRPNFDPVAIAKAYERAGADAISVLTDERYFQGHRRYLRAVKEAVNVPVLRKDFIIDRRQVEESVRLGADAILLIGEALPPETLEELYHEAYSLGLECLVEVHAKETLERIFDRFTPEIVGINNRDLHTFVTTLEATKTLAPLIPPSCVIVSESGIGSFNDVKTVKSYGAQAMLVGESLMRQDDVERAVYRLFGEEDGDDSN
- the trpB gene encoding tryptophan synthase subunit beta, with translation MERVPNEYGRFGDFGGKFVPETLMLPLEEIEAELDKALADESFKQEYIRILQYYSGRPTPLTFAPNLTRQVGGAKIYLKREDLNHTGAHKINNAIGQALLAKRMGKKKLIAETGAGQHGVAAATVAAHFGMDCIVFMGEEDIKRQELNVFRMKLLGAEVVPVSSGNRTLKDATNEAIRYWVAHCDDHFYMIGSVVGPHPYPKMVREFQRVIGDEAKEQFLAREGKLPDVIVACVGGGSNAIGMFYPFLQDDVRLVGVEAAGKGIDTPHHAATITKGTKGVIHGAMTYLLQDEYGQILEPYSISAGLDYPGVGPEHAYLASIGRVRYESATDDEAVAAFQLLAQTEGIIPAIESAHAVAKAVELAREMPPDETVLICLSGRGDKDVQTMMRHLGAREGEDIATVR